A window of Prionailurus bengalensis isolate Pbe53 chromosome E1, Fcat_Pben_1.1_paternal_pri, whole genome shotgun sequence genomic DNA:
ccccccccccgccaccgccagCCCCGTGActgggccccagggcaggggtcAAGGCTGGACTGCGGGCTCCCTCGCTGTGGTTGCCTGGGTGCTGGTCGTCCCGTGGTGCCGTTCAGCCTCTGTGGTTGAAACCGCATGGATCAAAAGTCACCTGCCAGCCGGCCCCGAgtcccccccaccgccaccacccCTGCTCCAGCTGTGAGAGCTGTTTCCTAGGGGTCTTGAGTGGCTCCGAGTGGGCCTGCCCTCGGGAACAGTGGCATTGCAACACGGGTCAGGGAGGGGGTGATGAATTTCTATCGGTACGTGGTAAGATAATGAGGAGCGGCGGACGGGGCCTCTTCTTAGGAGCCACTAAATCACCCTCCGGGACGGTACCTCCCCGCTGAGGCGAGCCTCCGAGGCCTGGGAAGATAGTGAGGGAGGAGCTCAGAGCAGATACCAGGCCCTGTGCCTGCATGATCTCCATGAATCGTCATTCGCAGTCACCCCGTAAAGTAggtattatttttcacattttgtcaGCAAGAACACTACAGCACCGTGGTGGAGGGACTTGTGCAGAGGCACCCAGCTAGATGTTTGGTGTTCCACGTTTCAGCTgtagtgctttctttctttctttctttctttttttaaaatttatttgtgatgtttatttatttttgaggcgggagaggagcagagagagagggagacaaaggatccccAACAGCCCgtggctgacagcagagagccccaggtggggctggaactcaccaaaggtgagatcaggacctgagccgaagtcggaggcttaacccaccgaaccacccacccaggcgcccctccgctGTTGTTCTGATGGAGGATGCTGCTTGGGGTGCAGGGCAGGACTGCGTCTGGACCTCGGGCCTGGGGAGGCAGCCTCCTCAGGTGGGCAAAAGACTTCGGGGACCCAGGTCAGGCTctagaggaggagaggggaaaatggggtaTCTGTCCTGGCTCCTACACTTTCCCAGCAGGAAAAGTGGAGGagccctgtccctcccccgaTTTGTCCGCAGAGGGGGCGGAGGGTGAGTGCCCAGTCTCCTGCCCCCCTTCTTtccaccccgcccctgcctggGGACAACCTTTAACCCAACACCAACTGCCTGTCCCCAACACATTCTCCCCAGGGTGATCTGAGCCACAGAGAGGACCGCGGCCGATTATGGAGAGCAGAGGCCCACTGGCCGCATCGccagggctgctgctgctgctgctgctgccgctgccacCTCACGGCCACCAGGTAAGGGCCCTGAGACAGTCTCTCTACCCAGGTGCAGGATTAGGACAAGGTGCTCAGCCCGTGTGTGCGTAGAAATGAGCCACCCTTCGGCTctgccctcttccttcctctcctcttcgtGCGGTAGCCTGTGTCTCTCCTGCCGTCGTCGCTGGGTCTCTGGCGTGTCTTCCtaccttgtttattttctctctctgatagAGGATCCAGGACCCTCCTGCTGTGCACCTCAGCAGTGGCTCAGGACAAGAGCCTATCACCATCATGACCTTTGACTTCACCAAGATCAGGAAGTATGAGGTTGACATAGCCCCTTGACCTGGTCCCCTGACCCTACCTTCTAGGCCTCGgatcttctcttttccctgcttccctctccgCCGCGTCACCATCCCTGACCCCGCTTTTGTCCCCACAGGCCCTGCCCCACGCACCAtctttccttctgtgtccttCCAGAACCTCTTCCTCCTTTGAGCTTCGAACCTGGGATCCAGAGGGAGTGATTTTTTATGGCGATACCAACCCCCAGAAGGACTGGTTTGTGCTGGGGCTTCGAGATGGCAGGCCCGAGATCCAAATGCACAACCACTTGGCCCAGCTTACGGTGGGCGCCGGGCCCCGGCTGGACGATGGGAAGTGGCACCAGGTGAGCCAGGTCCGGGCCTGCGCTGGCCTGCGGAAGGGGAACAGAACCGGGTCTCCGGGCAACCCCTTACCACCATCGTCTTTTTGGACCCGCAACAAAACCGCTATGGAGTTGCGATTCTTGTCTCCGTTTTTTCAGAGGGGAATTTGAGGCTCAGGTCCTGAGTGAGCCCAGGATGCTAGCTGCCTCCACAAGTCCGTGTTCTTTCTGCTGTACTTGGCTGCCTCTGCACAAGGCGGTGGAGGCAGGCCCCAGGGGCCTCTGATTCAGCTTCGCTTCGCCCCGTCCGGCAGGTGGAAGTGAAGGTCATCGGGGATTCGCTGCTGCTGAGTGTGGATGGGGAGGAGGTGCTGTGCCTGAGACAGGTCTCTGGGCCTCTGGCCGGCAAAGTCCAGCCTGTCGTGAGGATTGCACTGGGGGGACTGTTGTTCCCTGTCTCCAGTCTCCGTTTGCCGGTAACCGACAGCACAAGGGTGGGAACCCACCCCAGGTGGTAAAGTCTTGCTCCCCGGGGGACCGCGGGACCACGGGGGTCTAAGTCCACACTCTTAAAGGAGAGGGGACAGCATGATAGCTGCGTGGGAGAGGCCAAAGGCTTGTGTCTCAGAGGAGAATAAACTGAGCGTGGAGAGGCTGGGACAGGGGTTCACGCGTCTTGATTGCCACATCCCCACATCTTCCCTTCCCTGCACCGGCTCCAGCTCGTCCCCACCCTGGATGGCTGTCTGCGCCGGGAAAATTGGCTGGACCAACAGGCCCAGACCTCGGTGTCTGCCCTGACCCGCAGCCTCAGAAGCTGCGCTGCAGAGTCCCAGCCTGGCACATTCTTCCCTCCGGGTACCCGAGCAGAATTCAGTCTCCAAGGTAAAGGCGGTTTTTCCCTCCATGGCCGGCCCTGTGTCTGCCTTCCCCTGTCTCCTTCCACCActagtttgcctccttccttgAGTCCCCAGCCTTGAGTCCTCAGAAAGggtcacccatccccccaccccagacatcCCCCAGCCTCATGCAGAGCCCTGGGCCTTCTCTCTGGACCTGGGACTCCAGCTGGCAGCAGGTTCTGGCCACCTCCTTGCCCTTGGGACCCCAGAAAACCCTCCTTGGCTCAGCCTCCAGCTCCAAGATCAAGTAAGAGGGGGTGTTGCCTGTATTCAGTGGAGCCTGGGAGTGGCAGGGGGAAAGGGGGACCCCAAACTCTCAATATTAGGAAAGCTTAAGGTGGACGGTAGGGACATATCTTGACAcggaccaggggcgcctgggtggctctggcggttgagcgtccggcttcagctcaggtcatgatctcacggtccatgagttcgagccccgcgtcgggctctgtgctgacagctcggagcccagagcctgcttcggattctgggtctccctctctctctgcctctcccctgctcatgctctgtctctgtctttctctgtc
This region includes:
- the SHBG gene encoding sex hormone-binding globulin isoform X2, producing MRTSSSFELRTWDPEGVIFYGDTNPQKDWFVLGLRDGRPEIQMHNHLAQLTVGAGPRLDDGKWHQVEVKVIGDSLLLSVDGEEVLCLRQVSGPLAGKVQPVVRIALGGLLFPVSSLRLPLVPTLDGCLRRENWLDQQAQTSVSALTRSLRSCAAESQPGTFFPPGTRAEFSLQDIPQPHAEPWAFSLDLGLQLAAGSGHLLALGTPENPPWLSLQLQDQKVVLSSVSGPQLDLPLVSGTPLQLKLGESGVVLSQRPKKEILALPLLDPASLLNLWVQPQGRLFLGALPGEASSASFCLDGLWAQGQKLDMDRALSRSQNIWTHSCPQSLGNDTDSTH
- the SHBG gene encoding sex hormone-binding globulin isoform X1 — protein: MESRGPLAASPGLLLLLLLPLPPHGHQRIQDPPAVHLSSGSGQEPITIMTFDFTKIRKTSSSFELRTWDPEGVIFYGDTNPQKDWFVLGLRDGRPEIQMHNHLAQLTVGAGPRLDDGKWHQVEVKVIGDSLLLSVDGEEVLCLRQVSGPLAGKVQPVVRIALGGLLFPVSSLRLPLVPTLDGCLRRENWLDQQAQTSVSALTRSLRSCAAESQPGTFFPPGTRAEFSLQDIPQPHAEPWAFSLDLGLQLAAGSGHLLALGTPENPPWLSLQLQDQKVVLSSVSGPQLDLPLVSGTPLQLKLGESGVVLSQRPKKEILALPLLDPASLLNLWVQPQGRLFLGALPGEASSASFCLDGLWAQGQKLDMDRALSRSQNIWTHSCPQSLGNDTDSTH
- the SHBG gene encoding sex hormone-binding globulin isoform X3, translating into MAIPTPRRTGLCWGFEMAGPRSKCTTTWPSLRWVLCLRQVSGPLAGKVQPVVRIALGGLLFPVSSLRLPLVPTLDGCLRRENWLDQQAQTSVSALTRSLRSCAAESQPGTFFPPGTRAEFSLQDIPQPHAEPWAFSLDLGLQLAAGSGHLLALGTPENPPWLSLQLQDQKVVLSSVSGPQLDLPLVSGTPLQLKLGESGVVLSQRPKKEILALPLLDPASLLNLWVQPQGRLFLGALPGEASSASFCLDGLWAQGQKLDMDRALSRSQNIWTHSCPQSLGNDTDSTH